The genomic DNA ATGTCTCGCCCGGGCTCGTCGAAGCGCTTCGCCCACTCCTCCGCGTCCTCGAAGCGGTGCGGCATGCTCGGCGAGACATGCGCCCGGTGGTGCTCCTCGTGAAAATGAGGAGAGGCCTCACCGTGGGACTCCGGAGCGGCGCGGTGCGCACACGCCCCCAGCAGCACGGCGGTGGAGAGCAGGCTCAAGGCACGGAAGAGAGGGGTCACGACGGTCTCCTTGGAAGGTCAGGGCTCGGGGAAGATGAGCAGCCCCCGAGACGTGTCGATGACATACACGTATCCGTCTCCCGGCACCCGGATGCCCACCGCCCCGTCGTAGAAGGACTCGCCCCGGTGCGGGTCCGTCTCGCGAACGGTGTTGTAGTAGGCCACCTCCCGAGGCGTCTCCGGCACCGACACGTCCAGCACCCGCACGCCATGCTGGTAGTGCGCGATGTAGAGCCGCTGGCCCACGAGCAGCATGTTGTGGATGGAGACGTTGTCCGAGAGCTTGTACTCGCCGATGCGTACCGGCTTCGCCGGATCCGTCACGTCCAGCACCCGCAGGTGCGCGCCCCAGTTCTCGCCGCCCTCGAAGGCGATAAGCCGGTCACCGAAGTGGCCCACCGCGTTCGCGTGGCTCGTGGCGTAGGGATAGGTGAACGCCCCCAGCTTCCTCGGCTCCGTGGGGTCGCTCACGTCCACCACCAGGTAGCCGCCCGACCAGTGGTTGATGTACAGCCGTCCCTCCAGCGCCAGCGCGTCGTGGGGAAAGCCCACGCGCCCGTCCACGCCCGCTCCCGGCTCCACGTACTCACCGAGCAGTTGGGGCTCGGTGGGCTGGCGGATGTCGAAGAAGAGTGTCTTCGGCACGGGAGACACGGACATGGCGTACAGCCGCTCGCCCTCGACGAAGACGGTGTGGACGTCGATCGCGCCCTTTCCCGAGGGGAGGCTGCGCAGCAGTTGGGGAGACGCGGGGTTCGTCAGATCGAACGTGATGACCCCCGTGTCCGCGCTCGCCACGTACAGCGCGTTGCCCTTAGACCACACGCCGTTCCAGTAGTTGTCCCTGGGCAGGCTGAGGGTCGTCTTCAACACGGGCGCGGCCGGGTTGCTCACGTCGAAGACCGACAGGCCCCCCGGCGTGTCACCCCTCGGAAGGGACACCACGTAGGCATGGCCGTGGGTGACGTAGACATCCACGGGTTCTCCCTGAGCCACGAAGGACTCGGACGCGAGCCGCAGGCCCGAGGCCTCCGCCTCGCCCGCGCGCCGCGTCCACCGTTCCGCCATGAAGGTGCCATAGCCGGTGAACGTCCCGTTGCGGCAGGTCGCATAACAGCCATGGAGCCGGTTGCCCTCGACGTGACAGCCCACCAGGGCGTCGCGCGCACTGACGGACGTGGAGAGCTCGCGCGTGCTCGACAGGTAGAAGCTCTCGTCGTCGATGTGGTAGCGCGAGGGCACCACGCCCCGGTACGAGCTGAGATGTCCGTAGGGAGAGAGGCGGAGGGCGCCCGCGGAGATGGAGGGAGGCGTCCGCTCGTTCCGATAGACGAGGGTATAGAGACCATCACGCGCGAGTCCCGCCAGCGAGGCCTTGTCACAGGCGTCGAGATTGAAGACCTCCGGGTCTCCGCACTCCACCCCCTGCACCGAGAACACCTTGCACGCGGCGTAGCGGCCCGGATCCTTCCAGTCCCCCTGTGCGTCGGACGCTCCCGGCGGGGTCGTGACCGGCTTCGGGTCCGAGCCACAACCCGACACCACCATCGCGGCGATCAGGGCCGAGTGGACCCCTCGCATCTTCTTCATTCGAGCACTCCTCTTGAGTCCGCCTGCTCAGCACATACGTCGAAGGCGACGTACGTCGAAAACGACGTACGACGAAAACGGCGTCCGTTTGTCGGAGACCCGCCCGGCGGAGGGACAAGCGGGCATTGACAGGGGTGTACCCCGCCTCTCCGCGCGTCTATCGTGAAGGCCCCCCGGAGTGCTCCTCATGAGACCGATGAATCCGCTCCGCCGCGCGGGGCTCCTGCTGCTTCCGCTCGCGCTGCACGCCCTCCCCGCCCTCGCGCACAACGGCTACCCCGACACCACCAGTCTCACCGTCCGCCGCGATCACCCCGATGACATGCTCCTGGGGGCCACCTTCGGCGCCGTCATCTCCCATGACCGGGGCCAGACCTGGAGCTGGCTCTGCCCCGAGGCCCTGTCCTACGGCGGCTGGCGCCCCGAGACCTACCTCTGGCAGCCCGATGGCACCCTGCTCGCCGCCACCGGCTCGGACCTCATCCTGTCCAAGGACAGTGGCTGCACCTGGACCAAGCACCCGTTCTTCACTCCCGCGCGCGCCAAGGACAAGGTGCTCTGGCCCATCGGTCTCGCCTCGCCCGTGTCCAACCCCTCGCGCCTGTGGGTGACCACCGGCCGCTCCGGCACGAGGAACGGCCTGTACCGCAGCGATGACGGTGGGGAGACGTTCGCCCTCACCTCCCTGTCCAGCGACACCGACGTCTACCCCAGCGTGAAGGTGGCCCCCTCGGACCCCACGCGCCTTTACGTGTCCGCCAGCACGCCAGACGGATTGCGCATCCACCGCAGCGACGACGAAGGGCTCACCTGGAAGACGTTCCCCCAGCCCTTCTCCGACATCCCGACGACCTCGCGCCCCTATGACCTGTTCGTCCTCAAGGTGGCCGATCATGATCCCGACCGGCTCTGGGCGCGGGTCACCTCGTCGGAGAACTCCGGCATCTGGACGTACATCCTGGAGAGCCGCGACGGCGGGCAGACCTTCCGCTCCATCATCCACCCCCTCCAGCAGGAGCATGACGGACTCGACGAGCCCTTCATCAACATGGAGGTCTCCGAGGATGGCGACACCGCCTGGGCCGCCACCCAGACGCGCTTGTTCCGCGTGCGCGCCGGGGAGACCCGCGCCACCATGCTCTCGCTGCCCGACGGCAACGCCTGCGCCGAGCGCCATGACGGCGTGCTCTTCGTCTGCGGTGCCTCGCGGCTGCACGACTGGGCCCTGGCCACCACGGCCGATGACGGCGACTCGTACACCCCCGTCTTCAACCTGCCCGACATGAAGCCCCCGGCCTGCCCCGCGGGCACTCCGGGGCATGACGTCTGCCGGAGCCGCTGGCCCCAGTTCGCCCCCACCATCGAGGCCGATCCCTCCCTGCCCCCCACCGGGCCCTCGCCGGACGCCGGCACGCCCGACGCCGGGGAGCCGCACCCCGGCGGCCCGGACGCCGGAGACTCCGGCCCCCCACCGGGCCCGGGCGTCCAGAACCCCCCGCCTCCTCCCAAGAAGGGATGCTCCTCCACGGGAGGCGGCGCATCCCTCCTCGCCCTGCTCGTCCTCGCCCTCCCGCGCCGTTTCCGCCGCACCCACCCGGAGCACACCCCATGAACGTGAAAGCCCCGAGCACCGCCCGCGCGGTCGCCCTGGCCCTCGCCCTCTCCGCCTGCGGAGAGGACAAGACGCCGGAGGTCTGCGCCGAACCCCTCTACGGCGGCAAGGCCACGGACGAGGCCTGGCGTGCCCTGGTGGACGTGAGCAACAAGCCCCTGGACACCTCGGGCTCCGTCTACCTGGCCAGTCCCACCGAGGGCGAGGTGTACCCGGCCGGCGCGCCCGCTCCCACCTGGGCCTGGAGCCTGCCGCAGGCTCTGCGCCCCACGCCTCCCGCGCCGCGCCCCCGGGCCTTCCGCCCCCTCGAGTGGCTGGGTGACTGGCTCCTGCCCTCGGCCCATGCCCACCTGCCGCCCTACACGGGTGAAATCTATTGGGCGCAGGTGTTCACCCCGGACCGCGCCTGCCCCGTGGCGCAGATCCTCACCTCGGAGCTGACGTGGCAGCCGGACGCCGAGTCCTGGGCCGTCCTCGGCCAGCACGCGGGAAAAACCCTCACCCTCCAGGTGACGCGCGCCTATCTGCTGCAGAACACCGTCACCGAGGGCCCCTACCGCCTGGATCCGCCGCGCGCCTTCCGCCGGAGCGCGCCATGAAGGGGCTCCTGCTCACCCGGCTCCTCGTGCCGCTCGTGCTCGGCGCCTGCGCGGACTCCGAGCCCACGCTCGACTACGCCCACGAGCACCCCTGGCCCCAGGGGCCCCATCTGCCGCCCATCGGCGAGGGGCGCATCGTCGTCACCAACAGCATGGACGACACCGTGAGCCTGCTGGCGCTGGACTCGCTCGACACCCCGGCCTGGGGTGAGCTCGCGCGCGTGCCCGTGGGCCTCAACCCCGTGGAGCTCGAGGGGCCGCACCATGCCGCTTTCGCCCCGGACGGGGACTTCTATTACGTGGGCCTGTCCTACTCGGTGCCCGGCGCGGGCTCGGGTCCCCACGGCGCGCACGGCACCGGCACCGCGGATGGCTACTGCCTCAAGCTGGACGCCACGACGAACCAGCTCGTGGCCTCCACGCGCGTGGACCGCAACCCGGGCGACCTGGTGCTCAGCCGGGACGGGCGCACGCTCTACCAGACGCACTTCGATCTGCTGCGCGTGCAGGAGGTGGCCAGGCGGGGCGGCTCGCGCGAGGAGATGAACGCCACCCTGGCCATCATCGACACGGACACCATGAAGGTGAAGAAGAAGGTGTCCGTGTGCCCGGCGCCGCACGCGGTGCGGCTGTCTCCGGACGAGACGCGTGCCTATGTCGCCTGCATCTCGGACGAGGTGGCCGTGGTGCGGCTGGATGACCCGGCCTACCCCGTCACGCTCGTGCCCCTGCCCCAGGCGGGAAGCCCCGTGTCACCGCGCCACTCCCCCTATGCGCTCACCACGTCCCACACGGATGGACCCTTGTGGGTGAGCACCCTCAACGGTCCCACCGTGTATGCGATGGACCCCCACACGCTGCGCATCGTGCCGGAGCGCTCCGTGGTGCCCGAGGGAGCGGACCCGCTGCGCCAGGGCATCCCCATGTTCGGGGAAGTGAGTGCGGACGGGCGGACACTCTACATGCCCTTCCAGCGGGTGGACGCCGTGGCCATCATCGACGTGACCGGAGAAAAATCCTTTGTTAAGGAAACAATCGAACTGGCACCCGAGGGTTGTCTCAACGTGCACCAGGTGACGCTCCTGCCCCAGGGCAGGCGGGCGCTGGCGGTGTGCGAGGGAGACCACGTGGGTCCGGGAACACTGCATGTGCTGGATCTGGAGACGCGCGAGGTGGTGAGGACGGTGAAGGTGGGCATCTACCCGGATTCGGTGGGCATTCTCAGGAGAAGACCATGAGGGCGTGGGCGTGGGCGATGGCGTTGGGGGTGATGGCGGGGTGCGGGCCCACGCCGGCGCGGGATTTCGGCGAGGCGCTCTTCAAGGATCCCCTGCTGTCGGAGAGTCAGTACAACGCCTTCTCCTGCGCCACGTGCCACGCCACCTCGGACGCGCAGGCCCGGGAGAAGATGTACACGGGCCTGTCGCTCGTGGGCGCCGCGTCCCGGCCCAGCTGGTGGGGCGGCTACGAGGTGCGGCTCATCGACGCGGTGAACTTCTGTTACACGGCCTTCATGCGGGGCACGACGCCGCTCGGGGACGAGGATCCCAAGAGCCGGGCCCTCTATGAGTACCTGGTGAGCCTGAGCCCCGAGAGCACCTCGCCCGCGCAGCCCCTCACGCTCGTGCGGGACATCGCCGAGGTGCCTCGCGGGGACAAGAACCGGGGCGCCGAGGTGTACCAGGCCGCGTGCCAGGATTGCCACGGCGAGCGCAGCACCGGCACCGGACGCCTGACGTCGCTGGCGCCCGTGCTGCCCGAGGTGTCGCGCGAGTACGGCCAGCTCTTCCCCAACGCCACCCCGGCCCTGGTGTTCATCGAGAAGGTGCGACACGGACGCTTCTTCGGCGTGGGCGGGAACATGCCGCCCTACAGTCTGGAAGCCCTGTCGGATGAGGACCTGGGAGCACTCCTGTCCTACCTCGGGCTGTGATGCCCCGGAGGATTGCGAGGCCTCGGGCAGTTGTCTGGATTCCGTGGGCAGCGGTCAAGGCATTGCCCGTCATGCTAGAAATCCCCGAACACCGTGGATCACCGGCCGGAAGGCCGGGTTCCGCATTACCGGGGGGAGTCAAACATGATGGGCACGTCGATGGGACAAGAGGCTCGAGCGTTCGACCCGTCGCAGGAGTTGCAGCGGCGGCAGGCCTTGGTGGGACCTCGGGACACCACGCGCGGCTTTCTCTTCCTCACCGCGCTGGACGCGGTGAAGCACCAGTTGGGCAGGCATGCCCACCAGCGGTGTCTGGAGGCGGTGGGCATCCCCTCCTTCACGGCCTTCTTCACCTACCCCGTGTCGGCCTTCCTGCGCCTGAGCTACACGGCCGCGCAGGAGCTGAGCGGAGACCAGGGGGGCTTCTCGAGCGCGATGCAGTACCTGGGCTTCCGCGCCGCGCCGCGCTTCCTCGAGTCCACCACCGGCAAGATGTTGATGTCGCTCGTGGGCAAGGACCCCCGGCGGCTCATCGATAGCATGCCCACGGCCTACAAGACGGCGTGGGACCATGGCGGCTGCGCGCTCAAGTGGATCGGCCCGAAGCACGGCCGGCTCACGTACACCAACGCCCTGCCCGCCCCCTACTTCGCGGGCTCCGTGCAGCAGATCCTCTCGTCCGCGAAGCTCCAGGGCCAGGTGCTCAGCCGCCAGGTGAGCCTCACGGACTGCACCGTGGAGTTCTCCTGGGAGTAGCGGACCGGAGGGCATGACGAGTGGACCCGGAGGCTCGCGCACTCACGCCACCCGCGAGTGCTCGGCGCCGTCCGGGGCCTCCTGGTAGCGCCCCGTCTCCAGGGACCAGTCGACGTTGGCGCGCATCCACCGGCGCAGGCCCAGCACCAGCCGGGACACCGAGGCGTCGTGCTCGCCGAACGAGGGCAGGCCCGCCTCGCGCAAGAGGAAGCAGCGCACGGCGGTGTCGTGCATGCGCACCGCCAGGCCGAGCGCGTCCCGGAGCCCGATCCCCCGCTCGTGCTGGAGCGAGAACACCAGGTTCGGGTGGAAGGCGTCCTCCCGATCCTGGGCGAACGAGAAGAGATCATTCGCCCAGGCGATGACGTCCGTGGCCGTATGCATGAGCCGCACGAGCGCCGGATGGGAGAGGACCTCGTCGGGCAGCACGAAGTCCTCGATGGCCTCCACCTGGGTGAACACCATGGACGTGCCCACCGACAGCCGGCGCAGCTCGATGTACGACGCCACGTCCAGACGGAGGCGATCGCCGCGCACCTGGGCCTCGCGCCACGTGCCCAGGAAGTAGGCGCGGCACGCCTTCACGAAGCGCCACATCCACGCGCGCGGCATCCGCTCGACCATGCGCGCGCGGATGTCCACGAGCAGCCACAAGAGCGGTGGCGCGTCGTGCGCGGGCTGGGCGCCTTGCAACACCGCGAGCGCCTGCCAGTTCTGCTCGCGCACCCAGTCCGCGGACACGTCGCCCACGTCCAGCTGGTCATCCCAGGCGAAGTTCCAGATGAGGAAGTCGAGCGCCAGGCACAGCCGCTCGGGACAGGCCGTGGGGTGGCAGCGGCCCAGCAGCTCGGGGAAGCGCGCCTCCCTCAACTTCTGGAAGAACGCGTGCCGCGCGTGCGCTCCCAGGTACGCCTCCCAGCGTGCCAGGGTCTCGCCCTCGAGCTGCCGCAGGCAGGGGTGCAGCTCGGGCGAGAAGGGACAGAACAGCGTGGGCGGCGAATAGATGGGCATCGTGTCTCCCCCCGGCGATGTGCGTTGCCGGAAGTGCAAGGCCCGAGCCCCCCGGACTCCGTGCCTCGCCCCTCCCCTGGGGACAGGGGTGGACGTCCGGC from Melittangium boletus DSM 14713 includes the following:
- a CDS encoding LVIVD repeat-containing protein, translated to MKKMRGVHSALIAAMVVSGCGSDPKPVTTPPGASDAQGDWKDPGRYAACKVFSVQGVECGDPEVFNLDACDKASLAGLARDGLYTLVYRNERTPPSISAGALRLSPYGHLSSYRGVVPSRYHIDDESFYLSSTRELSTSVSARDALVGCHVEGNRLHGCYATCRNGTFTGYGTFMAERWTRRAGEAEASGLRLASESFVAQGEPVDVYVTHGHAYVVSLPRGDTPGGLSVFDVSNPAAPVLKTTLSLPRDNYWNGVWSKGNALYVASADTGVITFDLTNPASPQLLRSLPSGKGAIDVHTVFVEGERLYAMSVSPVPKTLFFDIRQPTEPQLLGEYVEPGAGVDGRVGFPHDALALEGRLYINHWSGGYLVVDVSDPTEPRKLGAFTYPYATSHANAVGHFGDRLIAFEGGENWGAHLRVLDVTDPAKPVRIGEYKLSDNVSIHNMLLVGQRLYIAHYQHGVRVLDVSVPETPREVAYYNTVRETDPHRGESFYDGAVGIRVPGDGYVYVIDTSRGLLIFPEP
- a CDS encoding c-type cytochrome gives rise to the protein MRAWAWAMALGVMAGCGPTPARDFGEALFKDPLLSESQYNAFSCATCHATSDAQAREKMYTGLSLVGAASRPSWWGGYEVRLIDAVNFCYTAFMRGTTPLGDEDPKSRALYEYLVSLSPESTSPAQPLTLVRDIAEVPRGDKNRGAEVYQAACQDCHGERSTGTGRLTSLAPVLPEVSREYGQLFPNATPALVFIEKVRHGRFFGVGGNMPPYSLEALSDEDLGALLSYLGL
- a CDS encoding WD40/YVTN/BNR-like repeat-containing protein encodes the protein MNPLRRAGLLLLPLALHALPALAHNGYPDTTSLTVRRDHPDDMLLGATFGAVISHDRGQTWSWLCPEALSYGGWRPETYLWQPDGTLLAATGSDLILSKDSGCTWTKHPFFTPARAKDKVLWPIGLASPVSNPSRLWVTTGRSGTRNGLYRSDDGGETFALTSLSSDTDVYPSVKVAPSDPTRLYVSASTPDGLRIHRSDDEGLTWKTFPQPFSDIPTTSRPYDLFVLKVADHDPDRLWARVTSSENSGIWTYILESRDGGQTFRSIIHPLQQEHDGLDEPFINMEVSEDGDTAWAATQTRLFRVRAGETRATMLSLPDGNACAERHDGVLFVCGASRLHDWALATTADDGDSYTPVFNLPDMKPPACPAGTPGHDVCRSRWPQFAPTIEADPSLPPTGPSPDAGTPDAGEPHPGGPDAGDSGPPPGPGVQNPPPPPKKGCSSTGGGASLLALLVLALPRRFRRTHPEHTP
- a CDS encoding TIGR02265 family protein is translated as MMGTSMGQEARAFDPSQELQRRQALVGPRDTTRGFLFLTALDAVKHQLGRHAHQRCLEAVGIPSFTAFFTYPVSAFLRLSYTAAQELSGDQGGFSSAMQYLGFRAAPRFLESTTGKMLMSLVGKDPRRLIDSMPTAYKTAWDHGGCALKWIGPKHGRLTYTNALPAPYFAGSVQQILSSAKLQGQVLSRQVSLTDCTVEFSWE
- a CDS encoding terpene synthase family protein, with amino-acid sequence MPIYSPPTLFCPFSPELHPCLRQLEGETLARWEAYLGAHARHAFFQKLREARFPELLGRCHPTACPERLCLALDFLIWNFAWDDQLDVGDVSADWVREQNWQALAVLQGAQPAHDAPPLLWLLVDIRARMVERMPRAWMWRFVKACRAYFLGTWREAQVRGDRLRLDVASYIELRRLSVGTSMVFTQVEAIEDFVLPDEVLSHPALVRLMHTATDVIAWANDLFSFAQDREDAFHPNLVFSLQHERGIGLRDALGLAVRMHDTAVRCFLLREAGLPSFGEHDASVSRLVLGLRRWMRANVDWSLETGRYQEAPDGAEHSRVA
- a CDS encoding YncE family protein, producing the protein MKGLLLTRLLVPLVLGACADSEPTLDYAHEHPWPQGPHLPPIGEGRIVVTNSMDDTVSLLALDSLDTPAWGELARVPVGLNPVELEGPHHAAFAPDGDFYYVGLSYSVPGAGSGPHGAHGTGTADGYCLKLDATTNQLVASTRVDRNPGDLVLSRDGRTLYQTHFDLLRVQEVARRGGSREEMNATLAIIDTDTMKVKKKVSVCPAPHAVRLSPDETRAYVACISDEVAVVRLDDPAYPVTLVPLPQAGSPVSPRHSPYALTTSHTDGPLWVSTLNGPTVYAMDPHTLRIVPERSVVPEGADPLRQGIPMFGEVSADGRTLYMPFQRVDAVAIIDVTGEKSFVKETIELAPEGCLNVHQVTLLPQGRRALAVCEGDHVGPGTLHVLDLETREVVRTVKVGIYPDSVGILRRRP